Proteins encoded together in one Candidatus Neomarinimicrobiota bacterium window:
- a CDS encoding DUF1015 domain-containing protein, which produces MPDVRPFKGYTYNLEIVGDYANVAAPPYDIISPIIRKKLNEQSEYNLVNITLPHLDNDSNPAVNSYARAGDLWRQWQKEGIVTQLPEAGIWRLRETFVSPLGQKMRRTGFISELRLAPYTTSNVVGHERTHAKPKLDRIKLMEATHAHLSPIFFVYHDNPEETRRLNKAFDAYPSAKSRTDFGSPVDLELTAVTDSSLTQYFEKTLADLPALIADGHHRCEASLTFHSDSSLSEGLDSAYIMAYLVPASSKGLVIYPTHRGFHSLKNFDDNYFYSQLEEYFTFGDKTANQDLPIMTYLRPDLKHDVITLKEEKYLQLKSELKPSSLADLDVVICEEVIVKKIFGLSEDDISHKKYIHYFRSEDECAEEIKDGNVQMAFLMAPMPIESLLSVMENNGILPQKSTYFYPKCPTGLVMRSMEMT; this is translated from the coding sequence ATGCCAGACGTTCGACCTTTTAAAGGATATACTTACAATCTTGAAATCGTTGGCGATTACGCCAACGTCGCTGCGCCACCGTATGATATCATTTCGCCTATAATAAGAAAAAAGCTAAACGAACAATCCGAATATAATCTGGTCAATATTACTCTGCCACATTTGGATAATGACAGCAATCCAGCTGTCAATTCTTATGCCCGTGCTGGTGACCTATGGCGCCAGTGGCAAAAAGAAGGAATCGTGACACAATTACCTGAAGCTGGCATCTGGCGTTTGAGAGAAACATTCGTATCTCCTTTGGGTCAGAAGATGAGACGAACAGGATTCATCAGCGAACTGAGACTGGCACCATATACCACCAGTAATGTTGTAGGTCATGAACGGACGCATGCGAAACCAAAGCTTGACCGCATCAAACTGATGGAGGCCACCCATGCTCATCTCAGTCCTATCTTTTTTGTCTACCATGACAATCCTGAAGAGACTCGCAGACTTAACAAGGCGTTTGATGCCTATCCATCCGCCAAGTCGCGAACAGATTTTGGCAGTCCAGTCGATCTTGAGTTGACAGCTGTCACAGACAGTTCCTTAACACAATATTTTGAGAAAACACTGGCTGATCTACCTGCACTCATCGCCGATGGACACCATCGGTGCGAAGCTTCCCTGACATTCCATAGCGATAGTTCTCTATCTGAAGGACTCGATTCAGCCTATATTATGGCTTACCTGGTTCCCGCTTCATCTAAAGGTCTGGTCATCTACCCTACTCACCGCGGATTCCATTCCCTAAAGAATTTTGACGATAACTATTTCTACAGTCAGCTTGAAGAATACTTTACTTTTGGAGATAAAACGGCAAATCAAGATCTTCCCATCATGACTTACTTACGACCAGATCTGAAGCACGATGTAATAACGCTGAAAGAGGAAAAGTATCTTCAGCTGAAAAGTGAATTGAAACCTTCTTCTCTAGCCGATCTGGACGTAGTCATATGTGAAGAAGTAATTGTGAAAAAGATTTTCGGTCTTTCGGAGGACGATATTTCACATAAGAAGTACATTCACTACTTCCGCAGCGAAGACGAGTGTGCTGAAGAGATCAAAGACGGAAATGTTCAGATGGCCTTTTTGATGGCTCCTATGCCCATTGAATCACTACTTTCTGTTATGGAAAACAATGGCATCTTACCACAGAAATCAACCTATTTCTACCCTAAGTGTCCAACAGGATTAGTGATGCGCTCCATGGAGATGACATGA
- a CDS encoding alanine--glyoxylate aminotransferase family protein, producing the protein MSSHSKPKLFIPGPTHVEQEVLTAMSEYPVGHRSATFSELYDDVISGVARILYTDNRIYLGTCTATGFMEAAVRNTVQKRCANFICGAFSKRWHQITKMCGILCDPFEVEMGMANKPEAVEAALSTGRYDAVTVVHSETSTGVLNPLDEIAAVVNQFPDVVLLIDMVTSMAGIKTKVDKLGIDVALAGVQKGWGIPPGIAFCSVSDRALAKSEQTDNKGFYFDFQVMEKYAKRSQTPTTPSISHMYAMQTQLNRIFDEGLDQRFERHSKMAERVRKWAREEFSLFAEEGYESDTVTCVQNSRGVDLTDLLARLLKKGYMISGGYGPLKGKTFRIAHMGDLQLRDIEEILSVLDETLLEMNV; encoded by the coding sequence ATGAGCAGCCATTCAAAGCCCAAACTGTTTATCCCAGGGCCGACTCATGTAGAACAGGAAGTGCTTACCGCCATGAGCGAATACCCCGTTGGTCACCGCTCCGCTACTTTTTCAGAACTATACGATGACGTTATCTCCGGCGTAGCCAGGATTCTTTATACAGATAACCGTATCTATCTTGGGACTTGTACAGCCACAGGATTTATGGAAGCGGCCGTAAGAAATACAGTCCAGAAACGGTGTGCCAACTTCATCTGTGGTGCATTCTCTAAACGTTGGCATCAGATCACTAAGATGTGCGGCATCCTGTGCGATCCTTTCGAAGTTGAGATGGGCATGGCCAACAAGCCGGAGGCTGTTGAAGCAGCCTTGAGCACAGGCAGATACGACGCAGTCACCGTTGTACACAGCGAAACCTCGACAGGAGTCTTGAATCCTCTTGATGAAATCGCCGCCGTAGTGAATCAGTTCCCTGATGTGGTTCTACTGATCGATATGGTCACGTCAATGGCCGGTATTAAAACGAAAGTGGATAAACTGGGAATCGATGTGGCGTTGGCGGGAGTCCAGAAAGGATGGGGAATTCCGCCCGGAATCGCGTTCTGTTCCGTTTCAGACCGCGCCTTGGCGAAAAGTGAACAGACAGATAACAAGGGATTCTACTTTGATTTTCAAGTGATGGAGAAATATGCCAAAAGATCTCAGACACCAACAACCCCTTCCATTTCTCATATGTATGCTATGCAGACCCAATTGAACCGTATCTTTGACGAAGGATTGGACCAACGATTCGAGAGACATAGTAAGATGGCTGAAAGGGTCCGCAAGTGGGCGCGAGAAGAGTTTTCACTGTTTGCAGAAGAAGGTTATGAGTCGGACACGGTCACGTGCGTCCAAAACAGTCGCGGCGTTGACCTGACAGATTTGCTGGCGAGGTTATTGAAGAAGGGATATATGATTTCTGGCGGATACGGACCGCTGAAGGGAAAGACATTCCGAATTGCGCATATGGGTGATCTTCAATTGAGAGATATAGAAGAAATCCTCTCCGTTCTGGACGAAACGTTACTGGAAATGAATGTATGA
- the serA gene encoding phosphoglycerate dehydrogenase has product MKVLVTDPISDGGKAILSEAKIQLVDLADGSSSEIEEVLPEVAGWIIRSGTTVTADNLDRASNLKVIGRAGVGIDNIDLNAATLNGVVVMNTPAANTFSAAEHTIALILSLARNVHKGYSSLSQGKWERQKLVGTELKGKTLGVVGLGKIGSEVIRRLHAFGMKIVGYDPFIKADNYELDYVEFLDIDELSKVSDIITLHVPKTDSTADLFNMARFKTMKSSAMIVNCARGGVIDEADLKVALDKEMIAGAAVDVFENEPPQESPLIDAKNILFTPHLGASTYEAKEGVSRMICEQVRDFLLDGSIANAINIPISDISLLQTMRPFISLAEKLGLMHQQLATSPADRIVVETHGALQDTRLITLAFLKGFLEMMHGSGVNFVNASAVAESHGIDVQEIYGHGSGDYSNIISTEVFANDHSLKIKGSLFSEKHARITYFDGFHLDTNPEGNLLIVYNNDVPGVIGKVGTFLGRKRVNIANYQLGRKSKSRLAMGIIRLDEPLDDTSIKQLEQIEEIIKVQQINLQ; this is encoded by the coding sequence ATGAAAGTCCTAGTGACGGATCCCATTTCGGACGGCGGCAAAGCAATACTTTCTGAGGCGAAAATCCAACTTGTGGATCTGGCTGACGGTTCATCGTCAGAGATTGAGGAGGTACTACCGGAGGTGGCTGGGTGGATCATCCGAAGCGGAACAACCGTGACAGCTGACAACTTAGATAGAGCCTCAAACCTGAAAGTGATCGGAAGGGCCGGCGTTGGAATCGATAACATCGATCTAAACGCCGCGACCCTCAACGGTGTTGTGGTGATGAACACGCCGGCGGCCAATACATTCTCAGCCGCTGAGCACACAATTGCACTTATTCTCTCTCTTGCGCGCAATGTACACAAAGGATACAGCAGTCTAAGCCAGGGGAAATGGGAACGGCAGAAACTGGTGGGTACCGAGCTGAAAGGAAAGACTTTAGGCGTAGTTGGGCTCGGTAAAATTGGCAGTGAAGTGATCAGACGTCTGCACGCCTTTGGTATGAAGATTGTCGGCTACGACCCCTTTATAAAAGCCGATAATTACGAACTCGACTATGTTGAGTTTCTTGATATAGATGAACTATCTAAAGTGAGCGATATTATAACGCTCCATGTGCCTAAGACTGACAGTACCGCTGACCTGTTCAATATGGCGCGATTCAAGACTATGAAGTCTTCAGCGATGATCGTTAATTGCGCCAGAGGCGGCGTCATTGATGAAGCTGATCTGAAGGTAGCTCTTGACAAAGAAATGATTGCTGGCGCAGCTGTTGACGTCTTTGAGAACGAACCGCCTCAGGAAAGTCCCCTCATAGATGCAAAAAATATTCTATTCACACCGCATCTTGGTGCTTCGACCTACGAAGCAAAAGAGGGTGTATCACGTATGATATGTGAACAAGTGAGAGACTTTCTGCTCGATGGATCAATAGCGAATGCCATCAATATTCCCATTTCAGATATATCGTTGCTGCAGACCATGAGGCCGTTCATCAGTCTAGCTGAAAAATTGGGACTCATGCATCAACAGCTTGCCACTTCACCAGCAGACCGTATCGTTGTGGAAACACATGGTGCTCTTCAAGACACAAGATTGATTACTCTTGCTTTTCTCAAGGGATTTCTTGAGATGATGCATGGCAGTGGCGTCAATTTTGTTAATGCATCCGCCGTGGCCGAGTCGCACGGAATCGATGTTCAAGAGATCTATGGCCACGGCTCGGGAGACTACTCAAATATCATTTCAACAGAAGTTTTTGCTAACGACCATTCCCTTAAGATTAAGGGAAGCCTATTCTCGGAAAAACACGCCCGGATTACATACTTCGACGGATTTCATCTCGATACAAATCCAGAGGGGAATCTATTGATAGTTTACAACAATGACGTCCCGGGTGTGATTGGAAAAGTCGGCACATTTCTTGGCAGGAAGAGAGTCAACATCGCCAATTATCAAT